A genomic segment from Gadus morhua chromosome 4, gadMor3.0, whole genome shotgun sequence encodes:
- the wif1 gene encoding wnt inhibitory factor 1 has protein sequence MDTNITFFRLSLKTCFLLLLGCLLTKAVQDQGSLYMWIDANQARILIGFEEDILIVSEGKMAPFTHDFRKAQQRMPAIPVNIHYVNFTWQATDQADYFYEFQSLRSMDRDIMDNPTVNLPLLGTVPHKPSVVQVGFPCLGDQDGVAAFEVTILVMDAGGNVILRTPHNAIFFKTCQRAKCPGGCRNGGYCNERQVCECQDGFYGPHCEKALCSPRCSNGGLCMSPGVCICPPGYHGNSCEKANCSATCLHGGTCFHPGKCICAAGYEGGRCELSKCRQPCKNGGRCTGVNKCKCSKGFHGDICSKAVCEPSCGAHGICVEPNKCQCRDGWHGRHCNKRYRASVAIGHRPTAAKFKQPSAASKGTKDTVEGARDADTNYVV, from the exons ATGGATACCAACATCACGTTTTTTAGGCTTTCCCTCAAAACCTGTTTTCTGCTACTTTTGGGCTGTTTGTTAACGAAAGCCGTGCAAGACCAGGGGAGTTTATACATGTGGATTGATGCCAACCAAGCCCGGATCCTAATTG GTTTTGAGGAAGATATTCTGATAGTATCGGAGGGGAAAATGGCTCCATTCACCCACGACTTCAGAAAGGCGCAACAGCGGATGCCTGCGATCCCAGTCAACATCCACTACGTGAACTTCACCTGGCAGGCGACGGATCAG GCGGACTACTTCTATGAGTTCCAGAGCCTGCGCTCCATGGACCGGGACATCATGGACAACCCCACCGTCAACCTGCCTCTGCTGGGGACCGTGCCCCACAAGCCCTCAG tggtccAGGTGGGCTTCCCGTGTCTCGGGGATCAGGACGGCGTGGCGGCCTTCGAGGTCACCATCCTGGTGATGGACGCCGGCGGGAACGTCATCCTCCGGACGCCCCACAACGCCATCTTCTTCAAGACCTGCCAGAGGG CCAAGTGTCCTGGGGGCTGCCGGAACGGGGGCTACTGCAACGAGAGACAGGTGTGCGAGTGCCAGGACGGCTTTTACGGCCCCCACTGCGAGAAGG CTCTTTGCTCGCCGCGGTGCTCCAACGGCGGGCTGTGCATGAGCCCGGGGGTGTGTATCTGTCCACctggttaccatggcaacagctGCGAGAAAG CCAACTGCAGCGCCACCTGTCTGCACGGAGGAACCTGCTTCCACCCCGGGAAATGCATCTGCGCCGCGGGCTACGAGGGCGGCCGCTGTGAGCTCA GTAAATGTCGCCAGCCCTGCAAGAACGGCGGGAGGTGTACCGGCGTGAACAAGTGCAAGTGCAGCAAGGGATTCCACGGAGACATCTGCTCCAAAG ctGTCTGCGAGCCCAGCTGTGGGGCCCACGGGATTTGCGTGGAACCCAACAAGTGCCAGTGTCGGGACGGCTGGCACGGACGCCACTGCAACAAGA GGTACCGGGCCAGCGTTGCCATTGGCCACCGTCCGACGGCGGCCAAGTTCAAGCAGCCGTCGGCCGCCAGCAAGGGCACCAAGGACACGGTGGAAGGCGCCCGCGACGCCGACACTAACTACGTGGTCTGA